A genome region from Cervus elaphus chromosome 18, mCerEla1.1, whole genome shotgun sequence includes the following:
- the AOC1 gene encoding amiloride-sensitive amine oxidase [copper-containing] encodes MGRETLALGWAGAAILVLQTLATAAGAPGHPGDKGGVFEDLSAQELKAVHSFLWSQKELRLEPSNTLTVAKNSVFLIEMLLPKKQHVLKFLDKGHRPPVREARAVIFFGAQEQPNITEFAVGPLPRPRYLRHLPFRPRHQASWASRPVSKAEYSLLSHFLQEATKPLHTLLMRTAGAVFGNCSQQCLTFTDVAPRGVASGQRRSWFILQREIEGYFLHPTGMELLLDHGSTNPRDWTVERVWYNGRFYRSPKELAKKYDDGEVDAVVLEDPLAKGKDGASLPEAALFSSYQLRGDLGVSKNGPRPVQPEGARYSLEGHTVRYAGWSFSFRLRSSSGLQVLDVRFGGERVAYEVSVQEAAALYGGHTPAGMQTKYMDVGWGLGSVTHELAPGIDCPETATFLDALHYYDDDGPVLYPRALCLFEMPTGVPIRRHFDSNFNGGFNFYAGLKGQALVLRTTSTVYNYDYIWDFIFYPNGVMEAKMHATGYIHATFYTPEGLRHGTRLHTHLMGNMHTHLIHYRVDLDVAGTKNSFQTLQMKLENITNPWSPGHRVVQPALQQMRYSQERQAAFRFGHSLPKYLLFTSPKQNPWGHQRSYRVQIHSMAEQVLPPGWQEEQAVTWARYPLAVTKYRESERHSSSIYNQNDPWDPPVVFEEFLHNNENIEDEDLVAWVTVGFLHIPHAEDIPNTATPGNSVGFLLRPFNFFPEDPSLASRDLIIVRPLENGSTYTQNWMPEEEGDCLKPPPFSYNGTYRLV; translated from the exons ATGGGACGAGAGACCCTGGCCCTCGGCTGGGCGGGCGCTGCCATCCTGGTGTTGCAGACGCTGGCGACCGCAGCGGGCGCCCCGGGGCACCCTGGAGATAAGGGCGGGGTATTTGAGGACCTGAGTGCCCAAGAGCTCAAGGCCGTGCACAGCTTCCTCTGGTCCCAGAAGGAGCTGAGGCTAGAGCCATCCAACACGCTGACCGTGGCCAAGAACTCCGTGTTCCTCATTGAGATGCTGCTGCCCAAGAAGCAACACGTGCTCAAGTTTCTGGATAAAGGCCACCGGCCTCCCGTTCGGGAGGCGCGTGCCGTCATCTTCTTCGGAGCCCAGGAGCAGCCCAACATCACCGAGTTTGCCGTGGGGCCGCTGCCAAGGCCCCGGTATCTGCGACACCTGCCGTTCAGGCCCAGGCACCAGGCCTCCTGGGCCTCCAGGCCCGTCTCCAAGGCAGAGTACTCCCTCTTGAGTCACTTCCTGCAGGAGGCCACTAAGCCCCTGCACACGCTTCTCATGCGCACAGCGGGCGCTGTGTTCGGAAACTGCTCCCAGCAGTGCCTGACTTTCACCGACGTGGCACCCCGAGGCGTGGCCTCCGGCCAGCGCCGCTCTTGGTTCATCCTGCAGCGGGAAATCGAAGGCTACTTCCTGCACCCCACTGGGATGGAGCTTCTGCTGGACCACGGAAGCACGAACCCCCGGGACTGGACGGTGGAGCGGGTCTGGTACAATGGGAGGTTCTACCGGAGCCCCAAGGAACTGGCCAAGAAGTACGACGATGGAGAGGTGGACGCAGTGGTCTTGGAGGACCCGCTCGCCAAAGGCAAGGACGGAGCGAGCCTGCCCGAGgcagccctcttctcctcctaccagTTACGCGGGGACTTGGGCGTCTCCAAGAACGGCCCCCGCCCAGTGCAGCCTGAGGGCGCGCGCTACAGCCTAGAGGGCCACACGGTGCGCTACGCCGGCTGGAGCTTCTCCTTCCGCCTGCGCTCGTCCTCCGGGCTGCAGGTCCTGGACGTGCGCTTTGGCGGTGAGCGCGTAGCCTACGAGGTGAGCGTGCAGGAGGCCGCGGCGCTGTACGGAGGACACACGCCCGCCGGCATGCAAACCAAGTACATGGACGTGGGCTGGGGCTTGGGCAGCGTCACTCATGAGCTGGCCCCTGGCATCGATTGCCCGGAGACGGCCACCTTCCTGGACGCCCTCCACTACTACGACGACGACGGCCCCGTCCTCTACCCCCGGGCCCTCTGTCTCTTCGAGATGCCCACGGGGGTGCCCATCCGGCGGCACTTCGACTCCAACTTCAACGGTGGCTTCAATTTCTATGCGGGGCTCAAGGGTCAGGCGCTGGTGCTAAGGACCACGTCGACTGTCTACAACTATGACTACATCTGGGACTTCATCTTCTACCCCAACGGGGTGATGGAGGCCAAGATGCATGCCACCGGCTACATCCATGCCACCTTCTACACCCCCGAGGGGCTGCGCCACGGGACCCGGCTGCACACGCACCTCATGGGCAACATGCACACCCACCTCATACATTACCGCGTCGacctggatgtggcag GCACCAAGAATAGCTTCCAGACCCTGCAGATGAAGCTGGAAaacatcaccaacccctggagcccAGGACACCGCGTGGTCCAGCCGGCTCTCCAGCAGATGCGGTATTCTCAGGAGCGCCAGGCGGCCTTCCGCTTCGGACATTCTCTGCCCAAATACCTGCTTTTTACTAGCCCCAAGCAGAACCCCTGGGGCCACCAGCGCAGCTACCGAGTGCAGATCCACTCCATGGCCGAGCAAGTGCTGCCCCCAGGCTGGCAAGAGGAGCAGGCCGTCACCTGGGCCAG GTACCCCCTGGCAGTGACCAAATACCGGGAGTCAGAGAGGCACAGCAGCAGCATCTACAACCAGAACGACCCCTGGGACCCACCTGTCGTCTTTGAGGAGTTTCTTCACAACAATGAGAACATTGAAGACGAG GACCTTGTGGCCTGGGTCACGGTGGGCTTCCTGCACATCCCCCACGCAGAGGACATCCCCAACACAGCCACGCCCGGGAACTCCGTGGGCTTCCTACTCCGACCCTTCAACTTCTTCCCAGAGGACCCGTCCCTGGCATCCAGAGACCTCATAATCGTGCGACCTCTGGAAAATGGCTCCACCTACACCCAGAACTGGATGCCTGAGGAAGAGGGGGACTGCTTGAAGCCGCCCCCTTTCAGCTACAATGGAACCTACAGGCTTGTGTGA